The proteins below are encoded in one region of Segatella copri:
- a CDS encoding fumarate reductase transmemBrane cytochrome b subunit, with product MWLINSSIGRKVVMSVTGIALILFLTFHGCMNVVALFSGEAYNTICELLGANWYAVVATLGLAALAVCHIVYAFILTAQNRRARGNQRYEVTAKPEKVEWASQNMLVLGIIIVLGLLLHLFNFWYNMMFAELLGTSFGHSPADGFAFIQDTFANPVFVVLYIIWLVALWFHLTHGFWSAIQTLGWSGKTWFCRWKMIGMIYSTILLLLFIVVVLAFAFGCAPSLCCA from the coding sequence ATGTGGTTAATCAATTCATCTATTGGTAGAAAGGTAGTGATGTCAGTAACTGGTATCGCTCTTATTCTATTCTTGACATTCCACGGTTGCATGAATGTTGTTGCGCTTTTCTCTGGAGAAGCTTACAACACAATCTGCGAGTTGTTGGGTGCTAACTGGTACGCCGTAGTTGCAACTTTGGGTTTGGCAGCTTTGGCAGTTTGTCACATCGTTTACGCTTTCATCCTGACGGCACAGAACCGTCGTGCTCGCGGTAACCAGCGTTACGAGGTAACAGCAAAGCCAGAGAAAGTAGAGTGGGCTAGCCAGAACATGTTGGTGCTCGGTATCATCATCGTTCTCGGTTTGTTGCTTCACCTCTTTAATTTCTGGTACAACATGATGTTTGCAGAGCTTTTGGGTACAAGCTTCGGCCACAGCCCAGCAGACGGCTTCGCATTCATTCAGGACACCTTCGCTAACCCAGTGTTCGTAGTTCTCTACATCATCTGGTTGGTAGCTCTTTGGTTCCACCTCACTCACGGTTTCTGGAGTGCTATTCAGACTCTCGGTTGGAGCGGTAAGACTTGGTTCTGCCGTTGGAAGATGATCGGTATGATTTATTCTACCATCCTGCTTCTCCTCTTCATCGTAGTTGTATTGGCATTCGCTTTCGGTTGCGCTCCATCTTTGTGCTGCGCATAA
- the mnmG gene encoding tRNA uridine-5-carboxymethylaminomethyl(34) synthesis enzyme MnmG, with amino-acid sequence MKFNYDVLVIGGGHAGCEAAAASANMGAKTCLITMDMNKIGQMSCNPAIGGIAKGQIVREIDALGGQMGIVTDKTAIQFRMLNIGKGPAVWSPRAQCDRGKFIWEWRTILDHTDNLDIWQDQADELLVANGEAIGVKTIWGAEFYAKSIIITAGTFLNGLMHIGRKMVEGGRCAEPAVHNFTESITRWGITTARMKTGTPVRIDKRSVHFEDMEEQPGDSDFHQFSYMGEHRVLKQLPCWTCYTNKKVHETLKSGLADSPLYNGQIQSTGPRYCPSIETKLVTFPDKDQHPLFLEPEGEDTNEMYLNGFSSSMPMDIQLNALHEIPALRDAKIYRPGYAIEYDYFDPTQLKHSLESKIIKGLFFAGQVNGTTGYEEAGGQGTVAGINAALHCVGDKTFEMNRDESYIGVLIDDLTTKGVDEPYRMFTSRAEYRILLRQDDADARLTEKAYELGIAKRDRYDWWIEKKEAIGRIIEFCANYPIKKDEINPKLEALGTTPLRAGCKLIDLIARPHLNLTNLSEIIPDLKAALETPANRKEEITEAAEIKMKYKGYIERERLIADKMHRLEDIKIKGRFNYSELHEISTEGRQKLERIDPETLAQASRIPGVSPSDINVMLVLLGR; translated from the coding sequence ATGAAATTCAATTATGACGTGCTCGTTATCGGTGGAGGACATGCCGGATGCGAGGCTGCTGCAGCCTCTGCAAACATGGGTGCCAAAACCTGTTTGATAACGATGGATATGAACAAGATTGGTCAGATGAGTTGCAACCCCGCCATCGGAGGTATTGCCAAGGGACAGATTGTGCGCGAAATCGATGCTTTGGGCGGACAGATGGGTATCGTAACGGATAAAACCGCCATCCAGTTCCGAATGCTCAACATCGGAAAGGGTCCTGCCGTATGGAGCCCCCGTGCCCAATGCGACAGAGGAAAGTTTATCTGGGAATGGAGAACCATCCTCGACCATACCGACAACCTCGACATCTGGCAAGACCAGGCTGACGAACTGCTCGTAGCTAACGGAGAAGCCATCGGCGTAAAAACCATCTGGGGAGCCGAATTCTATGCCAAGAGCATCATCATCACCGCTGGAACATTCCTCAACGGACTGATGCATATAGGAAGAAAGATGGTAGAAGGCGGAAGATGCGCCGAACCTGCCGTACACAACTTTACGGAGAGCATCACCCGATGGGGTATCACTACAGCCAGAATGAAAACCGGAACTCCGGTCAGAATAGACAAGAGAAGTGTTCATTTCGAAGATATGGAAGAACAGCCGGGCGACAGCGATTTCCACCAGTTCTCTTACATGGGAGAACATCGGGTTCTGAAACAATTGCCTTGCTGGACTTGCTACACCAACAAGAAGGTACACGAAACTTTAAAAAGCGGTCTCGCTGACTCACCTTTATATAATGGTCAGATTCAGAGTACCGGTCCACGTTACTGTCCGAGTATAGAAACAAAGCTCGTCACCTTCCCCGACAAGGATCAGCATCCGCTCTTCCTGGAACCGGAAGGCGAAGATACGAACGAGATGTATCTGAACGGTTTTTCTTCGAGCATGCCGATGGATATCCAGCTGAATGCACTTCACGAGATTCCTGCTTTGAGAGATGCCAAGATTTACAGACCGGGATACGCCATCGAATACGATTACTTCGACCCTACCCAACTCAAACATTCACTGGAGTCGAAAATCATCAAAGGTCTCTTCTTTGCCGGACAGGTGAACGGAACCACCGGTTATGAGGAAGCAGGAGGACAGGGAACCGTGGCCGGAATCAACGCAGCCTTGCATTGTGTTGGCGACAAAACATTCGAGATGAACCGCGATGAGAGTTATATCGGCGTACTCATCGATGATCTCACCACAAAGGGAGTTGACGAACCATACCGTATGTTTACCTCCAGAGCCGAATACCGCATTCTGCTCCGTCAGGACGATGCCGATGCCCGACTCACCGAAAAAGCATACGAACTCGGAATTGCCAAGCGCGACCGTTACGACTGGTGGATAGAGAAAAAAGAAGCCATCGGAAGAATCATTGAATTCTGCGCCAACTATCCTATCAAGAAGGATGAGATAAATCCAAAACTGGAGGCGCTCGGCACTACTCCACTTCGCGCTGGCTGCAAGCTCATCGACCTCATCGCTCGTCCGCATCTGAACCTCACGAATCTTTCGGAGATTATTCCGGACCTGAAGGCTGCACTGGAAACACCAGCCAACCGAAAGGAAGAGATAACGGAAGCTGCAGAAATCAAGATGAAGTACAAAGGTTACATCGAACGAGAGCGTCTCATCGCCGATAAGATGCACCGATTGGAGGACATCAAGATAAAGGGCCGTTTCAACTATTCCGAACTCCACGAAATCTCCACAGAAGGACGCCAGAAACTCGAGCGCATCGACCCGGAAACCTTGGCACAGGCAAGCCGAATTCCGGGCGTATCACCAAGCGATATCAACGTGATGCTTGTATTACTCGGAAGATAA
- a CDS encoding class I SAM-dependent methyltransferase, whose protein sequence is MNQATLDFIRQHQDDDVRQLAFLGSKYPEVDMPFALDQIRGRKMARVKLPRWASIDGIIYPPHISMEQCSSEQTALYKAELAARLLGLSPSSSENGEEKEKESENASNLHLSEICEFAGKGAVDSEFAKNEATCKKQQILTESKENVNEIKEEPHKGDFSEETGFVDLTGGFGVDFSYIASRLGVKSMYVERQAHLCEAAKENFGRLGLKNAIVKNGDGIEVLHSFASKKDDAASDSLGFIYDQPLSLLKTKLGLKLIFIDPARRDDAGNKVVSLKDCTPDVTLLQEEMLSKADYVIIKLSPMLDWHRAVSELNCVQEVHIISVNNECKELLLVLSARNMGEKVGSNSFPVRNDGSVLPSAEDSGHIEDAADAGNLRIYCINDAQSFICDELDMESSSVKIALSTLEEMQYLYEPNASLMKAGCFSVLSERYGARMLSKNSHLFVSREPIAVFPGRSFRIIAVSSFNKKELKRHLSGITKANIATRNFPLSVAELRKRLKLKDGGETYIFATTLSDESHVLMITEKA, encoded by the coding sequence ATGAACCAAGCAACGCTCGATTTTATCCGCCAGCATCAGGACGATGATGTTCGCCAGTTGGCTTTCCTCGGCAGCAAGTATCCCGAGGTAGATATGCCTTTCGCTCTCGACCAGATTCGTGGGCGAAAGATGGCTCGTGTGAAACTGCCCCGTTGGGCAAGCATCGATGGCATTATCTATCCCCCTCATATTTCGATGGAGCAATGTTCGTCAGAACAAACGGCACTTTATAAGGCTGAACTCGCTGCCCGACTGCTCGGTTTGTCTCCTTCATCATCCGAAAACGGAGAAGAAAAGGAGAAGGAGAGCGAAAACGCCTCAAATCTTCATCTTTCTGAAATTTGCGAATTTGCGGGCAAAGGGGCAGTTGATTCAGAATTCGCCAAAAATGAAGCCACTTGCAAAAAGCAACAGATATTAACAGAATCAAAAGAGAATGTTAATGAAATAAAAGAAGAACCTCATAAAGGAGATTTTTCTGAAGAAACCGGGTTTGTTGACCTGACCGGCGGCTTCGGAGTAGACTTCTCTTACATCGCTTCCCGATTGGGCGTGAAGTCGATGTATGTGGAGCGTCAGGCTCATCTCTGTGAAGCAGCGAAGGAAAACTTTGGGCGGTTGGGCTTGAAGAATGCCATAGTGAAGAATGGAGACGGAATAGAGGTTCTGCATTCTTTTGCTTCAAAGAAGGATGATGCTGCATCAGATTCTTTAGGCTTCATTTATGACCAACCCCTGTCATTACTTAAGACCAAGCTTGGTCTTAAGCTGATCTTCATAGATCCTGCCCGTAGAGACGATGCGGGCAACAAGGTAGTATCCTTGAAAGATTGCACGCCCGATGTAACCCTTTTGCAGGAAGAAATGCTTTCGAAGGCAGATTACGTCATCATCAAACTCTCTCCGATGCTCGATTGGCACCGTGCGGTAAGCGAATTAAACTGCGTACAAGAGGTTCATATTATCTCCGTGAATAATGAGTGCAAGGAACTCCTTTTAGTGCTCTCTGCTCGAAATATGGGCGAAAAGGTGGGCAGCAATTCCTTCCCTGTCCGGAATGATGGTTCTGTTTTGCCATCAGCAGAAGATTCTGGGCACATAGAAGATGCTGCGGACGCAGGGAATCTCCGCATTTATTGCATCAACGATGCGCAATCCTTCATCTGCGATGAGTTGGATATGGAGTCTTCTTCGGTGAAGATAGCGCTATCCACCCTTGAAGAGATGCAGTATCTTTACGAGCCGAATGCCTCTCTGATGAAAGCCGGCTGTTTCAGCGTCTTATCTGAGCGATATGGAGCCAGGATGCTTTCCAAGAACAGTCATCTTTTCGTGAGCCGTGAGCCTATCGCCGTCTTCCCCGGCAGAAGTTTCCGCATCATCGCCGTATCCTCCTTTAATAAAAAGGAGTTGAAGCGTCATCTGTCAGGAATCACCAAGGCGAACATCGCTACCCGCAACTTCCCCCTCTCCGTGGCAGAATTGCGCAAGCGATTGAAGTTGAAAGATGGTGGTGAAACCTATATTTTCGCCACTACATTGAGCGACGAAAGCCATGTGTTGATGATAACGGAGAAAGCATAG
- a CDS encoding leucine-rich repeat domain-containing protein: protein MKQFNFSRLFLVLWMLLCNVFVFADDLITEQVVVNVEEPGTLPDKISDADKDRITDLKIIGELNGTDVRFVREMAGADFYNKKTAGNLCRLDMTEATFGEGGEAYCRSEYGSSVSLGSWPSSLQCDYFLSHCGKIEYVKLGDGITKIGNHAFEKCSNLTDVELSSKVEAIGSEAFYYCSSLQKIVIPKSVKTIEFRTFMGCENLKKVELPDELNEISSQAFNYCSKLDYIKFPTKLASISEDAFKNCNALSNIDIPSLESWMNISQDTHWCTAVHLLLNGEEITNLVIPNSVKVIKDNAFYNCGYIKTITFPKTVEIINNWAFYGCASLISVEFNDEINELGWGAFYNCTSLENVKFPARLKTIGSFAFDNCSSLKKAVLPNEIEKLDQGAFANCSSLYYVSIPESVNAIGRGVFSGCENLKALSCFWAKPIAISLAVFEEFDFNNCTLYVPNGSYDAYRTADVWKDFGAIKTIDSEGPQEPKDPEPCSAPTIAYTSGNLSFESSTPGAEYHYTIKDADVATDKYNTDGKVLLNGKLDISVYATADGYKASDKATATLYWLNAEGGDDTNNINLVKTRGVMVTTDSDITISGLNDGEVVTFYSVNGVNLGNAKAVQGVLHFAKPNESIVIAKIRGNDLKIAIK, encoded by the coding sequence ATGAAACAATTTAATTTCTCAAGACTTTTCTTAGTCTTATGGATGTTGCTTTGCAACGTCTTTGTTTTCGCTGATGACTTGATTACAGAGCAAGTTGTGGTTAATGTGGAAGAGCCGGGTACTTTGCCTGATAAGATTTCTGATGCGGATAAAGACCGTATTACTGATTTGAAAATAATAGGTGAATTGAATGGAACCGATGTTCGTTTTGTTCGTGAGATGGCAGGGGCTGATTTTTATAATAAAAAAACAGCAGGAAATTTGTGTCGATTAGACATGACAGAGGCAACCTTTGGCGAAGGAGGAGAGGCGTACTGTCGTTCAGAATATGGTTCTTCTGTATCATTAGGCTCGTGGCCTTCTAGTTTGCAATGTGATTATTTCCTTTCTCATTGTGGCAAGATAGAATATGTAAAATTGGGTGACGGTATAACAAAGATTGGTAATCATGCATTTGAAAAATGCTCTAACTTAACAGATGTAGAATTGTCTTCAAAGGTTGAAGCGATTGGAAGCGAGGCGTTTTATTATTGTTCATCACTGCAAAAGATAGTGATTCCAAAGAGTGTGAAAACAATAGAATTTAGAACCTTTATGGGCTGTGAAAATCTTAAAAAAGTAGAACTTCCTGATGAATTAAATGAAATTTCTAGTCAGGCTTTTAATTATTGCTCGAAATTGGATTATATAAAGTTTCCAACAAAATTGGCAAGTATAAGTGAAGATGCATTTAAAAATTGTAATGCTCTTTCTAATATTGATATACCTAGTTTGGAATCATGGATGAACATTTCTCAAGATACTCACTGGTGTACAGCAGTACATCTTCTTCTTAATGGTGAAGAAATAACAAATTTAGTAATACCTAATTCAGTGAAAGTTATAAAAGATAATGCTTTTTATAATTGTGGGTACATTAAAACAATAACATTCCCCAAAACGGTTGAAATAATTAATAATTGGGCTTTTTACGGTTGTGCATCACTAATATCTGTAGAATTCAACGATGAGATTAATGAACTTGGTTGGGGAGCTTTCTACAATTGTACATCGTTGGAAAATGTGAAATTTCCTGCAAGATTGAAGACTATAGGGAGTTTTGCTTTTGATAATTGTTCTTCTCTAAAAAAGGCAGTTTTACCAAATGAAATAGAGAAATTAGACCAGGGTGCTTTTGCAAACTGTTCTTCTCTTTATTATGTATCAATTCCTGAGAGTGTTAATGCTATAGGCAGAGGAGTGTTTTCTGGTTGTGAAAATTTGAAGGCGTTATCATGTTTTTGGGCAAAGCCAATAGCAATAAGCCTTGCTGTCTTTGAAGAATTTGATTTTAATAATTGTACATTGTATGTTCCAAATGGTTCATATGACGCCTATAGGACAGCTGATGTATGGAAAGATTTTGGTGCTATAAAAACTATTGATAGTGAAGGCCCACAAGAACCAAAAGACCCAGAACCTTGTTCTGCTCCAACCATTGCCTATACTTCTGGCAACCTTTCTTTCGAAAGCTCAACACCAGGCGCAGAATACCACTATACCATCAAGGATGCTGATGTGGCAACCGATAAGTATAATACCGACGGGAAAGTACTGCTGAATGGTAAGTTGGACATTTCGGTCTATGCGACAGCAGATGGCTATAAGGCATCGGATAAGGCGACGGCAACCCTCTATTGGCTCAATGCCGAGGGCGGCGACGATACCAATAACATCAATCTTGTGAAAACAAGAGGGGTAATGGTAACGACGGATAGCGACATTACCATTTCTGGCCTGAATGATGGAGAGGTGGTAACCTTCTATTCTGTAAACGGCGTGAATCTCGGAAACGCCAAGGCGGTGCAAGGTGTCCTTCATTTCGCTAAGCCGAATGAAAGCATCGTCATAGCTAAGATAAGGGGTAATGACTTGAAGATAGCTATCAAGTAA
- a CDS encoding succinate dehydrogenase/fumarate reductase iron-sulfur subunit, which yields MARNISFTVKYWKQDGPTAQGHFDTHEMKNIPDDTSFLEMLDILNEELIESGQEPFVFDHDCREGICGMCSLYINGTPHGKTERGATTCQLYMRRFNDGDVITVEPWRSAGFPIIKDCMVDRSAFDKIIQAGGYTSIRTGQAQDANAILIPKENADEAMDCATCIGCGACVAACKNGSAMLFVSSKVSQLALLPQGRVEAAARAKKMIARMDELGFGNCTNTRACEAVCPKNESIANIARLNREFLKAKLAD from the coding sequence ATGGCAAGAAATATAAGTTTCACAGTTAAGTATTGGAAGCAGGACGGTCCTACAGCACAGGGTCACTTCGATACACATGAGATGAAGAACATCCCAGATGATACTTCATTCCTCGAGATGCTCGACATCTTGAACGAGGAGCTCATCGAGTCAGGTCAGGAGCCTTTCGTCTTCGACCACGACTGCCGCGAGGGTATCTGCGGTATGTGCTCTCTCTATATTAATGGTACACCTCACGGTAAGACTGAGCGTGGTGCTACAACATGTCAGCTCTACATGCGTCGTTTCAACGATGGTGACGTAATCACCGTTGAGCCTTGGCGTTCTGCTGGTTTCCCTATCATCAAGGACTGTATGGTAGACCGTTCAGCATTCGACAAGATTATCCAGGCAGGTGGTTACACCAGCATCCGTACTGGTCAGGCTCAGGATGCCAACGCTATCCTGATTCCTAAGGAGAATGCAGACGAGGCAATGGATTGCGCTACATGTATCGGTTGCGGTGCTTGTGTTGCTGCATGTAAGAATGGTTCTGCTATGCTCTTCGTCAGCTCAAAGGTTAGCCAGCTGGCACTTCTCCCACAGGGTCGTGTAGAGGCTGCTGCCCGTGCTAAGAAGATGATTGCACGCATGGATGAGCTCGGATTCGGTAACTGTACAAACACTCGTGCTTGCGAGGCTGTTTGTCCTAAGAACGAGTCTATCGCTAACATCGCCCGCTTGAACCGTGAGTTCTTGAAGGCTAAGTTGGCTGACTAA
- a CDS encoding fumarate reductase/succinate dehydrogenase flavoprotein subunit, producing the protein MAKTLNSRIPEGPVAEKWTNYKAHQRLVNPKNKLKLDVIVVGTGLAGASAAASLGEMGFNILNFCIQDSPRRAHSIAAQGGINAAKNYQNDGDSVYRLFYDTVKGGDYRAREANVYRLAEVSNDIIDQCVAQGVPFAREYGGMLANRSFGGAQVSRTFYAKGQTGQQLLLGAYSSLSRMVEAGKVKLFTRYEMEDIVIVDGHARGIIAKNLITGKLERFSANAVVIATGGYGNAYFLSTNAMGCNCTAAIQCYRKGADFANPSYVQIHPTCIPVHGTNQSKLTLMSESLRNDGRIWVPKKIEDAKALQAGTKKGSDIPEEDRDYYLERRYPAFGNLVPRDVASRAAKERCDKGFGVNNTGLAVFLDFSESINRLGIDVILQRYGNLFDMYEEITDVNPGELANEINGVKYYNPMMIFPAIHYTMGGIWVDYELMTTIPGLFAIGECNFSDHGANRLGASALMQGLADGYFVLPYTIQNYLADQALWPKLSTDLPEFAEAEAGVQKEIDRLMGIQGKRSVDSIHKELGHILWEHVGMGRTKEGLEEGLKKMKALREEFNKNLFIPGKKEGLNVELDKAIHLRDFILMGELIAYDALHRNESCGGHFREEYQTEEGEAKRDDEHFFYVGCWEYQGNDTTAPVLNKEPLEYEAIKVQTRNYKN; encoded by the coding sequence ATGGCAAAAACATTAAATTCTAGAATACCTGAAGGACCAGTTGCTGAGAAGTGGACCAACTATAAGGCTCACCAGCGTTTGGTTAACCCAAAGAATAAGTTAAAGCTCGACGTTATCGTTGTAGGTACAGGTTTGGCAGGTGCTTCTGCTGCTGCTTCTCTCGGCGAGATGGGCTTCAATATCTTGAACTTCTGCATCCAGGACTCTCCACGTCGTGCTCACTCTATCGCAGCACAGGGTGGTATCAATGCAGCTAAGAATTATCAGAATGATGGTGACTCTGTTTACCGTCTGTTCTACGATACTGTAAAGGGTGGTGACTACCGTGCTCGTGAGGCTAACGTTTACCGTTTGGCTGAGGTGAGCAACGACATCATCGACCAGTGTGTAGCTCAGGGCGTTCCTTTCGCTCGTGAGTACGGTGGTATGCTGGCTAACCGTTCTTTCGGTGGTGCTCAGGTATCTCGTACATTCTATGCTAAGGGTCAGACAGGTCAGCAGCTCCTCCTCGGTGCTTACTCTTCTTTGAGCCGCATGGTTGAGGCAGGTAAGGTTAAGCTCTTCACCCGTTACGAGATGGAGGATATTGTGATCGTTGACGGTCACGCTCGTGGTATCATCGCTAAGAATTTGATTACAGGTAAGTTGGAGCGTTTCTCTGCCAACGCCGTAGTTATCGCTACCGGTGGTTATGGTAACGCTTACTTCCTTTCTACAAACGCTATGGGTTGTAACTGTACAGCAGCTATCCAGTGCTACCGCAAGGGTGCTGACTTCGCTAACCCATCTTACGTTCAGATTCACCCTACATGTATCCCTGTTCACGGTACAAACCAGAGTAAGTTGACTTTGATGTCAGAGTCACTCCGTAACGATGGTCGTATCTGGGTTCCTAAGAAGATTGAGGATGCTAAGGCATTGCAGGCTGGTACAAAGAAGGGTTCTGATATTCCTGAGGAAGACCGCGACTACTACTTGGAGCGCCGTTACCCAGCATTCGGTAACCTGGTTCCTCGTGACGTGGCTTCTCGTGCAGCTAAGGAGCGTTGCGACAAGGGCTTCGGTGTCAACAACACTGGTCTTGCCGTATTCCTCGACTTCTCTGAGTCTATCAACCGTCTCGGTATCGACGTTATCCTGCAGCGTTATGGCAACCTCTTCGATATGTATGAGGAGATTACTGACGTTAACCCAGGTGAGTTGGCTAACGAGATTAACGGCGTGAAGTACTACAACCCAATGATGATCTTCCCTGCTATCCACTATACAATGGGTGGTATCTGGGTTGACTACGAGTTGATGACCACTATCCCTGGTCTCTTCGCTATTGGTGAGTGTAACTTCTCTGACCACGGTGCTAACCGTCTTGGTGCATCTGCTTTGATGCAGGGTTTGGCTGACGGTTACTTCGTATTGCCATACACTATCCAGAACTACTTGGCCGACCAGGCATTGTGGCCAAAGCTCTCTACCGATCTCCCAGAGTTCGCAGAGGCAGAGGCAGGTGTTCAGAAGGAAATCGACCGCCTGATGGGTATCCAGGGCAAGCGCTCTGTAGATTCTATCCACAAGGAGTTGGGTCACATCCTTTGGGAGCACGTAGGTATGGGTCGTACCAAGGAAGGTCTTGAGGAAGGCTTGAAGAAGATGAAGGCTCTCCGCGAGGAATTCAACAAGAACCTCTTCATCCCTGGCAAGAAGGAAGGCTTGAACGTAGAGTTGGATAAGGCTATCCACTTGCGTGACTTCATCTTGATGGGCGAGTTGATCGCTTACGATGCATTGCACCGCAACGAGAGCTGTGGTGGTCACTTCCGTGAGGAGTACCAGACAGAGGAAGGCGAGGCTAAGCGTGATGATGAGCACTTCTTCTACGTAGGTTGCTGGGAGTATCAGGGCAATGATACAACTGCTCCAGTGCTCAACAAGGAACCTCTCGAGTATGAGGCAATTAAGGTACAGACAAGAAATTACAAGAATTAA